The following proteins come from a genomic window of Elusimicrobiota bacterium:
- the hemW gene encoding radical SAM family heme chaperone HemW, producing MSPKPGTGAQAATGLYLHVPFCSVKCRFCDFAAYPGRRGEISRYLESLSKEIAQRAEENPRSLDTLYVGGGTPSLLSGEEIERLLAEVDRRFSKTPEFESSLECNPETLTVEKLEALRRAGVNRLSLGLQTTEDPLLKALGRSHDLRTFHGAYRAARDVGFGNLNIDLMYGLPGQTRTGWMDTVKRVIDLAPEHVSAYALTVQEETYFHRSGVVPDDDLQADMYEEAADALIAAGFGHYEISNFAKPGRECRHNLRYWRNQDCLGAGVSAARYDGRTRRTNTDNLSVYLLAMEGGQTPVVEETALTEAERLGEDLMLGLRLAEGVAPSAAAARLYGAALEEALAEGLLRKEGGRYFPSRKGWRLSNALFVKLLAPGKPAS from the coding sequence ATGTCACCAAAGCCAGGGACCGGGGCGCAGGCCGCCACCGGCCTTTACCTGCACGTCCCCTTCTGTTCCGTCAAGTGCCGCTTTTGCGATTTCGCCGCCTACCCGGGTCGGCGGGGGGAAATCTCCCGTTATTTGGAATCCCTGTCCAAGGAGATCGCCCAGCGCGCGGAAGAAAATCCCCGGTCCCTGGACACCCTTTACGTCGGGGGGGGGACGCCTTCGCTGTTGTCCGGGGAGGAAATCGAGCGTCTGCTGGCCGAGGTGGACCGCCGTTTTTCAAAAACCCCGGAATTTGAATCCAGCCTGGAGTGCAACCCCGAAACCTTGACCGTTGAAAAACTGGAAGCCCTGCGCCGCGCGGGGGTCAACCGGCTCAGTTTGGGATTGCAAACGACCGAGGACCCGCTGTTGAAGGCCCTGGGGCGGTCCCACGACCTGCGGACCTTCCACGGCGCCTATCGCGCGGCCCGGGACGTGGGGTTCGGCAACCTCAACATCGATTTGATGTACGGCCTGCCGGGCCAGACCCGGACGGGTTGGATGGACACCGTCAAGCGCGTGATCGACCTTGCCCCGGAGCACGTGTCGGCCTACGCTTTGACCGTGCAGGAGGAGACGTATTTCCACCGGTCGGGCGTCGTGCCCGACGACGACTTGCAGGCGGACATGTACGAGGAGGCCGCCGACGCGTTGATCGCGGCCGGGTTCGGGCATTACGAGATTTCCAATTTCGCCAAGCCCGGGCGGGAATGCCGCCACAACCTGCGCTACTGGCGCAACCAGGACTGCCTGGGGGCGGGGGTGTCCGCCGCCCGGTACGACGGCCGTACGCGGCGGACGAACACGGACAACCTGTCGGTGTACCTATTGGCCATGGAGGGCGGGCAGACGCCGGTGGTGGAAGAGACGGCGCTGACGGAGGCCGAGCGTCTGGGCGAGGACTTGATGCTGGGTCTGCGGCTGGCCGAGGGCGTGGCGCCCTCGGCGGCGGCGGCGCGGCTTTACGGCGCGGCGCTGGAGGAGGCCCTGGCGGAGGGCCTGTTGCGCAAAGAGGGGGGGCGCTATTTCCCCAGTCGAAAAGGCTGGCGGCTGTCGAACGCGTTGTTCGTGAAACTGTTGGCGCCGGGGAAGCCGGCGTCCTAG